A portion of the Listeria innocua genome contains these proteins:
- a CDS encoding toprim domain-containing protein, which produces MTEIEKKAFIRKNIKEFKDADEMLTELNARPHGRYFLCTCPECNYHEAYMYKDKMNVIFCNRQNECGETTRVILTENDNTSDLQEKYKNKNGKKWLSKAEKEELKILTANMRYFIDGNASFDMEKGETFRGISRGVYQNHLLITPDLKFGSRLLNAFPLLMRRYGQSEESIKRFENRDVVIPFFDEKGQLDRLLLRSTSPDIEYSNEYPKEIHCIVQYQKQEVKNFQHNLTKEGVSPILISETLINALSVKEIDHDVEFIAATGVNHVRQMKEYILENKEIFQERGVVLAFDPDKAGNLAREKLKTILSNENIPTRDFPYDNDIQDMNDILQHNDQDLKDLWDNTRDNFQKQLAYINEFNLAIDNIARYQVNLYNVNFDEEKADILKKIKTKNKIYVAYKQDFQESLGEYEVTTYFNIADMTLEQEFNDHDRKYTLVIQEYESPLEFLADTENLSEDYLTNVSSEQALKAKEKYIQDETEFFIRQEALSFDY; this is translated from the coding sequence ATGACTGAAATTGAAAAGAAAGCTTTTATACGTAAGAATATAAAAGAGTTTAAAGATGCAGATGAAATGTTAACAGAGTTAAATGCCCGACCTCATGGAAGATATTTTTTATGTACATGTCCAGAATGCAACTATCATGAAGCCTATATGTATAAAGACAAAATGAACGTGATCTTTTGTAATAGACAAAATGAATGCGGAGAAACAACAAGAGTAATACTGACAGAAAATGATAATACTAGTGATCTTCAAGAGAAATATAAAAATAAGAATGGAAAAAAATGGCTATCTAAAGCTGAGAAAGAAGAATTAAAGATTTTAACAGCAAATATGCGTTATTTTATTGATGGTAACGCTTCTTTTGATATGGAAAAAGGAGAAACTTTCCGAGGTATTAGTCGAGGTGTTTATCAGAATCATTTACTGATAACTCCAGATTTAAAATTTGGTAGCCGTCTTCTTAATGCGTTTCCGTTGCTCATGAGACGGTATGGTCAATCAGAAGAATCTATCAAACGTTTTGAAAATAGAGATGTTGTTATTCCGTTTTTTGATGAAAAAGGGCAGTTAGATCGCTTATTATTACGATCAACTTCTCCAGATATAGAATATAGTAATGAATATCCAAAAGAAATTCATTGTATTGTGCAATATCAAAAGCAAGAAGTTAAAAACTTTCAACACAATTTAACTAAAGAAGGGGTATCCCCCATCTTGATATCTGAAACTCTTATAAATGCTCTTTCTGTTAAAGAAATTGATCATGACGTAGAGTTTATTGCTGCTACTGGCGTTAATCACGTGCGACAAATGAAAGAGTATATTCTAGAAAATAAGGAAATATTTCAGGAAAGAGGAGTTGTTTTAGCATTTGATCCTGATAAAGCTGGCAATTTAGCAAGAGAAAAATTGAAAACAATTTTAAGTAATGAAAATATACCAACTCGTGATTTTCCCTATGATAATGATATACAGGATATGAATGATATTCTTCAACACAATGATCAAGATTTAAAAGACTTATGGGATAATACGCGAGATAATTTTCAAAAACAGTTAGCTTATATAAATGAATTTAATTTAGCAATAGACAATATTGCTAGATATCAAGTAAATCTATATAATGTTAATTTTGACGAAGAGAAGGCTGACATATTAAAAAAGATAAAGACCAAGAATAAAATATATGTAGCTTATAAGCAGGATTTTCAAGAGAGTTTAGGGGAATATGAAGTTACTACGTACTTTAATATAGCTGATATGACATTAGAACAAGAGTTTAATGATCATGATCGAAAATATACACTGGTTATTCAAGAATATGAATCTCCTTTAGAGTTTCTGGCAGACACAGAAAATTTAAGCGAGGATTATTTAACGAACGTATCTTCTGAACAAGCTTTAAAAGCGAAAGAAAAATATATCCAAGATGAAACGGAATTTTTTATTCGTCAAGAAGCGCTAAGTTTTGATTACTAG
- the mobP2 gene encoding MobP2 family relaxase yields MTRPGIILSSSFVSSTDEKFNKYIEYLDRDEATRNKAFEKYNIVAYTEFNDYMENPEKSTGLFTATDDYVDEEMVNKMKNLFTEAQKNQSTLWQDVFSFDNEFLIEEGLLDKHTGNLDEKKIQQAIRVAMEDKFAKEDLTGQGVWTASIHYNTDNIHVHVASVEMENTKERVFREVKTFNKNTQSYEGTGKFDWQSKGRIKQKTLDSMKSKFANTLIDRNVSLAKIHELSRTHLIKNTVNLSLEDKNLCRMYNDLLRTLPDNKKLWQYNRKEMEPFRDQVNKITSYYLKEKNPETYNELVTTLDAEEKKQIRIYSVNSKAIINDPGAPVQHAKNPEITNNYKDNKLKELYERAGNKILQELKSMTIEERKELYKSSKLKKRYIKNREDTTWKPSSVFKKQLFNEKLVLKNMKKFEKIITNERSSMQDEQQYEQLQQDIIRSQFNSRGR; encoded by the coding sequence ATGACACGTCCTGGAATAATTTTATCAAGTAGCTTTGTTTCAAGTACTGATGAAAAATTTAATAAATATATCGAGTATTTAGATAGAGATGAAGCAACGCGTAATAAAGCTTTTGAAAAATATAACATTGTTGCTTATACAGAATTCAATGATTATATGGAAAATCCAGAAAAAAGTACGGGTTTATTTACGGCAACTGATGATTATGTAGATGAAGAAATGGTAAATAAGATGAAAAATTTATTTACAGAAGCACAAAAAAATCAAAGTACATTATGGCAAGATGTTTTCTCCTTTGATAATGAGTTTTTAATAGAGGAAGGTCTTTTGGACAAACATACAGGTAATCTTGATGAAAAGAAAATTCAACAAGCTATACGTGTAGCGATGGAGGATAAATTTGCTAAAGAAGATTTAACTGGACAGGGTGTTTGGACAGCATCTATTCATTACAATACAGATAATATTCATGTACATGTAGCTTCAGTTGAAATGGAAAACACAAAGGAACGGGTTTTTAGGGAAGTCAAAACTTTTAATAAAAATACTCAAAGTTATGAAGGGACAGGTAAGTTTGATTGGCAAAGCAAAGGTCGCATTAAACAAAAAACATTAGATAGTATGAAATCAAAGTTTGCTAATACTTTAATTGATCGTAATGTATCCTTAGCAAAAATTCATGAACTTTCACGAACACATCTAATAAAAAATACAGTCAATTTATCTTTGGAAGACAAAAATCTTTGTAGGATGTATAATGATTTGTTAAGAACTTTACCAGATAACAAAAAATTATGGCAGTATAATAGAAAAGAAATGGAACCTTTTCGTGACCAAGTAAATAAAATTACATCATATTATTTAAAAGAAAAAAATCCTGAAACATATAATGAACTAGTTACAACTCTCGATGCTGAAGAAAAAAAACAAATTCGAATTTATAGTGTTAATAGTAAAGCTATTATTAATGATCCAGGTGCGCCCGTTCAACATGCTAAAAACCCAGAAATTACGAATAATTATAAAGACAATAAACTGAAGGAACTATATGAACGAGCTGGCAATAAAATACTGCAAGAATTAAAATCAATGACAATAGAAGAACGAAAAGAACTATACAAAAGTTCGAAATTGAAAAAGAGGTATATTAAAAATAGAGAAGATACAACCTGGAAACCTTCTTCTGTTTTTAAAAAACAATTATTTAATGAAAAATTAGTTTTAAAGAATATGAAAAAATTCGAAAAAATTATTACGAACGAAAGGAGCAGTATGCAAGATGAACAGCAATACGAACAGCTACAACAAGATATAATTAGAAGTCAATTTAATTCGAGAGGAAGATAG
- a CDS encoding PcfJ domain-containing protein, which yields MKGHSEETSLRTLFQLLKKQKQIASYCLPEKLKAKLFPIMCDEYDLSNNLPDDLSPFMLLCDQNKFIYPEESNLIDCLSDCMDFLRSTELPIQGVKMKEANEEQFILNISYKEGISQNTGEAYELIEVLLGKVEDVKWQRSCFTTIDKLNVNLRTFKKQFLIGKTTANVGLFIQYESGKTIPLLFKEPITFGYPIFDTFIEGNKFLKEMAMETCDLPFTWNEIFKGYNKLDFFQKKYPNQVFKKNTNKYSAGCIYALMKIKPFLSDNAFRKFEAFCFAKRLGSDVFCVAKNNDFIAHLLLNYWKWKLKLDEEKEEDLYYYILDIIRMSKKLKEPVELNVRSLNGLFGYHDDLVRKLNQKRIKKMNKKYIFTESFKPLIEHLGNLKGYTIIQDELMLYDEGLEMQHCVYSYHDEIVNGDCLIYQYKNKRDRYTIEITIRNKKYFVAQVYGKCNSAPSRELIQKINLDIAKVKFSKRTKIYI from the coding sequence GTGAAAGGACATTCAGAAGAAACATCGTTAAGAACGTTATTTCAACTTCTAAAGAAACAAAAACAAATAGCTTCATATTGTCTACCTGAAAAATTAAAAGCTAAATTATTTCCTATAATGTGTGATGAATATGATTTAAGCAATAATCTGCCTGATGATTTAAGTCCGTTCATGCTTTTATGTGATCAAAATAAATTTATTTATCCAGAGGAATCAAATTTGATTGATTGTTTGAGTGATTGTATGGATTTTTTGAGAAGTACAGAACTACCAATTCAGGGTGTAAAAATGAAAGAAGCGAATGAAGAACAATTTATACTAAATATTTCTTATAAAGAAGGTATCTCCCAAAACACTGGTGAGGCTTATGAATTGATAGAAGTTTTGCTTGGAAAAGTAGAGGATGTTAAATGGCAAAGGAGTTGCTTTACTACAATAGATAAATTAAATGTGAACTTGAGGACTTTTAAAAAACAATTTCTAATAGGTAAGACAACAGCAAACGTAGGCCTGTTTATACAGTATGAGAGTGGAAAAACAATTCCATTACTATTCAAAGAGCCTATTACGTTTGGTTATCCTATTTTCGATACTTTTATTGAAGGAAACAAATTCCTTAAAGAAATGGCGATGGAAACTTGCGATTTGCCTTTTACCTGGAACGAAATATTTAAGGGGTATAATAAACTAGATTTTTTTCAAAAAAAATATCCTAATCAAGTCTTTAAGAAAAACACGAATAAATATTCTGCTGGATGCATTTACGCGCTTATGAAAATCAAACCATTTCTTTCAGATAACGCATTTAGAAAATTTGAAGCATTTTGCTTTGCCAAGCGATTAGGAAGTGATGTTTTTTGTGTAGCAAAAAATAATGATTTCATAGCTCATTTACTTCTAAATTACTGGAAGTGGAAATTGAAATTAGATGAAGAAAAGGAAGAAGACTTATACTATTACATTTTGGATATAATTAGAATGAGCAAGAAATTAAAGGAGCCTGTAGAACTTAATGTTAGAAGTTTAAATGGTTTATTTGGTTATCATGATGATTTAGTAAGAAAACTAAATCAGAAGAGAATTAAAAAAATGAACAAAAAATATATATTTACTGAATCATTCAAACCATTAATAGAGCATCTTGGGAATTTGAAAGGCTACACAATTATCCAGGATGAACTAATGCTTTATGATGAAGGACTTGAGATGCAACATTGTGTTTATAGCTATCATGATGAGATTGTTAATGGGGATTGTTTGATTTATCAATATAAAAACAAAAGGGATCGTTACACAATAGAAATAACTATTAGAAATAAAAAGTATTTTGTTGCTCAAGTGTATGGAAAATGCAACTCAGCTCCAAGTAGGGAGTTAATTCAAAAGATAAATCTAGATATTGCAAAGGTAAAGTTTAGTAAAAGGACTAAAATATACATTTAA
- a CDS encoding tyrosine-type recombinase/integrase, with amino-acid sequence MEEVQPIKNVEKIALMKTILSQGDFGERNVLLFSIGINTAYRISDLLSLKLRDVLEIYRQKVRVKSRLKMTEQKTEKNNSVILTKKLQKDIWDFVSKEHAEWIAQQDLDHYLFTSRKKNAGEQPLTRQQGWYIISTAGKKAGLENLGTHSMRKTFGYHLYKNGVGLELIQVLLNHSSPKITLRYIGIEQEDKDQAVSSLGL; translated from the coding sequence ATGGAAGAAGTGCAACCAATCAAAAATGTAGAAAAAATTGCGTTGATGAAAACTATTTTGTCCCAGGGGGATTTTGGAGAAAGGAACGTGTTACTTTTTTCTATCGGTATCAATACGGCTTATCGTATTTCGGATTTGTTGAGTTTGAAGTTAAGGGATGTTTTAGAAATATATCGGCAAAAAGTCCGAGTGAAAAGTCGATTGAAGATGACGGAGCAAAAAACGGAAAAAAACAACTCGGTGATCTTAACGAAGAAGTTGCAGAAGGATATTTGGGATTTTGTATCTAAAGAACATGCAGAATGGATTGCTCAGCAGGATTTAGATCACTACTTGTTCACAAGTCGAAAGAAAAATGCCGGAGAACAGCCGTTAACACGGCAGCAAGGATGGTATATTATATCAACGGCCGGAAAAAAGGCTGGATTAGAAAATTTGGGTACGCATAGTATGCGGAAAACCTTTGGCTATCATTTGTACAAAAATGGAGTTGGCCTAGAATTAATTCAAGTATTGTTGAATCATTCTTCCCCTAAAATTACGCTAAGATACATCGGTATCGAGCAGGAAGATAAAGATCAAGCCGTAAGTAGTTTAGGCTTATAG
- a CDS encoding CPBP family intramembrane glutamic endopeptidase, with the protein MTTLKRFNFVQTIALAFILQLTIQIIFITVMVNLNITNSNNEFLLEKLTSNWLAYGTLIVLISPVIEEYINRYILFLLPLKILRKSIPYFQRNWGVFLIAFISSLIFAAFHGEQFLWPYLLMGLIYCWVSYQSNFWGSILLHISNNLLFFVLNMI; encoded by the coding sequence ATGACAACATTAAAACGATTCAACTTTGTTCAAACGATTGCTTTAGCCTTTATATTACAATTAACTATACAGATTATCTTTATAACGGTAATGGTTAATTTAAATATTACTAATAGTAATAATGAATTTTTACTAGAAAAATTAACGAGTAACTGGTTAGCATATGGAACATTAATTGTCTTAATATCTCCCGTCATAGAAGAATATATCAATAGATATATTCTTTTTTTATTGCCTTTAAAAATTCTGAGAAAAAGTATTCCTTACTTCCAAAGAAATTGGGGTGTTTTTTTAATAGCTTTTATAAGTAGTTTAATATTCGCTGCTTTTCATGGAGAGCAATTTTTATGGCCATATTTACTGATGGGATTAATTTATTGCTGGGTTTCTTATCAATCTAACTTTTGGGGAAGTATTCTTTTGCATATTAGTAATAACTTGTTGTTTTTTGTATTAAACATGATTTGA
- the topB gene encoding type IA DNA topoisomerase — protein sequence MKTVILAEKPSQAKEYASAMEMHSIKKGYIEIKDKLFPEGAIVTYGFGHLVELCLPGDYGEEYNKWSLANLPIFPEMKYRVAKDKIEQFSIVKGHLQKATQIIIATDCDREGELIAWLIINQAGINRNEKKVDRLWINSLEKEAIRKGFKSLRSSDETYDKFLEAQTRQKSDWLVGMNLSPLYTLSLQEKGVQGVFPIGRVQTPTLMMIYKRQKEIESFISKKYYEIELKGNQNKLLWTARLKEKQKFDSKESCKTFLENEKLKEGKQNVLVTNIQKEMKETQSPRLFSLSALQVVMSKKEKVSPKKVLESVQKLYEKKLLTYPRTDSVYITENELEYLLSLKESYQKLFSINQHLDHVDKKTRFVNSKKVHEHHAIIPTKKIPSQTELQGLTDLERNIYELVTRTTLAMFAETYQYEETTVDLLSNNVPFAAKGKVEKLLGWKSILNDVVEKEPDESTIPSLELDMFIEMDLQVISKDTKPQKAFTEGALIQAMKTAGKELENEEAQSILKDVEGIGTEATRADVIEKLKSQDYINVVKNQLEVTKKGQQIGKVLESDKLFSSAEMTALWEKDLKSISEDALTQDVFLKRIKHLVKSYIKQVPQNLDNISKETEWQEMQKVQSVGVCPNCGKDIVDRGKMYSCVGYKDKSSCSFTLMKKIMGKTLPQKDVSLLLSDGSTRTIKGFVSKKGNKFDAQLKWDKDKITFVFPNKK from the coding sequence ATGAAAACAGTTATTTTAGCAGAAAAACCAAGTCAAGCAAAAGAATATGCGTCTGCAATGGAAATGCATTCTATTAAAAAAGGATACATTGAAATTAAAGATAAATTATTTCCTGAGGGTGCAATAGTAACATATGGATTTGGACACTTAGTTGAACTCTGTTTACCAGGAGATTATGGAGAAGAGTATAATAAATGGTCATTAGCTAATCTGCCTATTTTTCCCGAAATGAAATATAGAGTAGCAAAAGATAAAATTGAACAATTTTCAATTGTAAAAGGTCATCTTCAAAAGGCTACTCAAATTATTATTGCTACAGATTGTGATCGTGAAGGTGAATTAATTGCATGGCTTATTATAAATCAGGCAGGTATTAATAGAAATGAGAAGAAGGTAGATCGATTATGGATTAATTCATTAGAAAAAGAAGCGATTAGAAAAGGTTTTAAATCTTTAAGAAGTTCAGATGAAACATACGATAAATTTTTGGAAGCACAGACAAGACAAAAAAGTGATTGGTTGGTTGGCATGAATTTATCTCCGTTATACACATTGAGTTTACAAGAAAAAGGAGTACAGGGAGTTTTTCCAATCGGACGTGTGCAAACGCCTACTTTAATGATGATTTATAAACGACAAAAAGAAATTGAAAGTTTTATAAGTAAAAAATACTATGAAATTGAACTAAAAGGCAATCAAAATAAGCTGCTTTGGACAGCAAGACTAAAGGAAAAACAAAAATTTGATAGTAAAGAAAGTTGTAAAACATTTTTAGAGAACGAAAAATTAAAAGAAGGTAAGCAGAATGTTCTAGTAACCAACATTCAGAAAGAAATGAAAGAAACACAGAGTCCACGATTATTTTCATTAAGCGCATTGCAAGTAGTTATGAGTAAGAAGGAAAAAGTATCACCAAAAAAAGTTCTAGAATCTGTTCAAAAATTGTATGAAAAAAAATTACTCACATATCCTCGAACAGATTCAGTTTATATTACTGAAAATGAACTAGAATATTTGTTATCGTTGAAGGAGTCTTACCAAAAACTTTTTTCTATTAATCAGCATTTAGATCATGTTGATAAGAAAACAAGGTTTGTGAATTCTAAAAAAGTTCATGAACATCACGCAATTATTCCCACTAAAAAGATTCCATCACAAACAGAACTACAAGGGTTGACAGATTTAGAAAGAAACATCTATGAATTAGTGACACGAACAACTTTAGCTATGTTTGCTGAAACATATCAATATGAAGAAACTACAGTAGACTTGTTAAGTAATAATGTTCCTTTTGCAGCAAAAGGAAAAGTGGAAAAATTACTAGGTTGGAAGAGTATTTTAAATGATGTGGTAGAGAAGGAACCAGATGAGTCTACAATCCCATCGCTAGAGTTAGATATGTTTATTGAAATGGACTTACAGGTGATATCTAAGGATACTAAGCCACAAAAAGCATTTACTGAAGGCGCTCTAATTCAGGCGATGAAAACAGCTGGTAAGGAACTTGAAAATGAAGAAGCACAGTCAATTTTAAAAGATGTTGAAGGAATTGGAACGGAAGCTACTAGAGCGGATGTTATTGAAAAATTAAAATCACAAGATTACATTAATGTTGTGAAAAATCAACTAGAAGTTACGAAAAAAGGCCAGCAAATTGGAAAAGTACTTGAAAGTGATAAATTGTTTAGTAGTGCAGAAATGACTGCTCTTTGGGAAAAAGATTTAAAATCAATTAGTGAAGACGCGCTCACACAAGATGTTTTTTTAAAGAGAATTAAACATTTAGTTAAATCATATATAAAACAAGTTCCGCAAAATTTGGACAATATTAGTAAGGAAACTGAATGGCAAGAAATGCAAAAGGTACAAAGTGTTGGTGTATGCCCGAACTGTGGAAAGGATATTGTTGATAGAGGAAAAATGTATAGTTGCGTTGGTTACAAAGATAAATCATCTTGTTCATTTACCCTAATGAAAAAAATAATGGGGAAAACCTTACCACAAAAAGATGTGTCACTTCTTTTAAGTGATGGGTCTACACGAACTATAAAAGGATTTGTAAGTAAAAAAGGAAACAAATTTGATGCACAGCTAAAGTGGGATAAAGACAAAATTACTTTTGTCTTTCCAAATAAGAAATAA
- a CDS encoding ArdC-like ssDNA-binding domain-containing protein encodes MKKATYQLKSREEKEQEVQDLMDSMYKKMEGYTANVGQVKEYLNFMSNFYKYSSRNQQLIQTQYPGAQGVGSFAFFKEKGFSVRKGEKGIKIFVPMQMKMFDRNGAMEHISYATEEEKKKIKSGEIYSVERTHFKLSSVFDITQTNAKASDYPSLFPNRIQEFKVENNDLREVKHVLENIADGRGIQLNTVDSLGAVKGNFTQYLNTDTNEIKKIINLNGKNTPSEEIQVFVHELAHERLHNYERLQNENKNGGSITYSTEVKELQAEMTSYIVCHHIGMDTEDFSLPYIANWTKNGDKIEDKIAVLKEVKDASSDLIEEINNDLDRSKNKDRSIENSYSVEKENKQQDYYTTNNAALSR; translated from the coding sequence ATGAAAAAGGCGACGTATCAGCTTAAATCAAGAGAAGAAAAAGAGCAAGAAGTACAAGATTTAATGGATAGCATGTACAAAAAAATGGAAGGCTATACAGCTAATGTAGGTCAAGTTAAAGAGTATTTAAACTTTATGAGTAATTTCTACAAATATTCTTCACGAAATCAACAGCTTATTCAAACACAGTATCCTGGAGCGCAGGGTGTTGGTTCTTTTGCATTTTTTAAGGAAAAAGGTTTTTCTGTTCGTAAAGGTGAAAAAGGAATAAAGATTTTTGTTCCTATGCAAATGAAAATGTTTGACAGAAACGGAGCAATGGAACATATAAGTTATGCGACTGAAGAAGAAAAGAAAAAAATTAAAAGTGGAGAGATTTATTCTGTAGAAAGAACTCATTTTAAGCTTTCGTCTGTTTTTGACATTACTCAGACAAATGCAAAAGCTAGTGATTATCCAAGTCTTTTTCCAAACAGAATTCAAGAATTTAAGGTCGAGAACAACGATTTAAGAGAAGTAAAGCATGTTCTTGAGAATATTGCAGATGGAAGAGGTATACAGCTCAATACAGTTGATAGTCTAGGCGCGGTGAAGGGGAACTTCACACAGTATTTAAACACAGATACAAACGAAATTAAAAAAATAATTAATCTGAATGGAAAAAATACGCCTTCCGAGGAAATACAAGTATTTGTGCATGAATTAGCACATGAACGTTTGCATAATTATGAACGATTACAGAATGAAAATAAAAACGGTGGAAGTATAACATATTCAACTGAAGTGAAGGAGCTTCAAGCAGAGATGACATCTTATATTGTTTGTCACCATATTGGAATGGATACAGAGGATTTTTCATTACCATATATTGCAAATTGGACGAAAAATGGAGACAAAATTGAGGATAAGATTGCAGTATTAAAGGAAGTAAAGGACGCATCATCTGATCTAATTGAAGAAATTAATAATGACCTTGATAGATCGAAAAATAAAGATCGTAGTATTGAAAATTCTTATTCTGTTGAAAAAGAAAATAAGCAACAAGACTATTATACAACAAACAACGCTGCACTTAGTCGATAG